GATGAAAGGCTCGCGTTGTCCCCCTTCCCAGGCCGTGCCCTTACCTTCACGCAGGGGCGAGGCACTGCCCGCATGATTGCCATACGATAGCCAGGGACCATTGTCCGAAGTAAAGATCACAAGGGTATTTTCCTCTACCCCATTATCCTTTAATGCCCCTAAAATTTGACCCACGGACCAATCCAATTCCATAATAACATCACCATATAGTCCTTTTTCGGATTTTCCCTTAAGTTTTTCCGATACAAATAAAGGAACATGGGGTTGCGGATGGGGCACATACAGGAAAAATGGATTGTCCTTGTTTCGGTTGATAAAATCCACACTACGTTCCGTTATTTGGGTCGTCAGTTGGGACTGCTCCGTTAAAGTGTCAATAACCGTCTCATTCTCGTATAGGGGAAGGTTGGGAAAATTAAAGATAGGCCCTTGCTGGGGATGGTAGGGCCACATATCATTGGAATAGGGAATGCCAAACCACTCATCGAAACCGTGACGCGTGGGTAAGAACTTTTTATGGTGCCCAAGGTGCCATTTACCGTATATGGCCGTTCGGTATCCCTTGGCTTTCAGCATTTCGGCCAAAGTGGTCTCCGAATCGTTGATCCCATGGGTGTCATCCGGTCCCAGGGCATTATGGATTCCTATCCTATTGGGGTAGCAACCGGTCAAAAGTGCTGCCCTGGAAGCGGAACAGACCGCCTGCGCCGCATAATAGTGCGTAAATTTCACCCCTTTTGCCGCCATTTGGTCCAAATTGGGCGTACTAAACCCCTTGGCCCCAAAAACACCTACATCGGCATATCCCTGGTCGTCGGTAAAGATGATAACCACATTGGGAGGTCTTTTTTCCTTGGTGGATGTAGTAGGATTTTGTTTTTGCTTACAGGAAAAAAGGAGTATAGCAAGAACAAAAAAGTAGGATTTGGCCATTTTCAACACGATTGATTTCCACAGCATTTCAAGGAAATGAACTGCACGGGAACTAATTTAAGTACAAATCCACCAAACCTTCCGGGGTTTCCACATAAATAATGGCGTTCTTCCTGTCGACCTTCTTGATGATATCATCAGAAACCGGGACCAAAAGCATTTTCCCCTCTTTTTTTACTTCAAACAAAACCTGTGCGGAAGCATCATTTACGGATTCAATACTACCAATATCCCCATGGACCTTGTCCATTAGTTGAAACCCAATGACTTCGTGGTAGTAGAATTGGTTCCCGGATAGTTTGGGAAGCTGGGACAAGGGGAGAAATACCCCTTTCCCCAAAAGCTTTTCCGCTGAGGATTCATCTTGAACATCCTCAAACCGTATCCTTAGCAAACTGGACTTATGCAATTGGCTTTTGACAATAAAAAATGGAACCAAATTTTTGCCCAACTCGACAAAAACTGATTCCATTTCTTCATAAATCTCAGGTTCATCGGTGTCCAGTTTTAGCAACACCTCGCCTTTGAAACTATATTTTGATACGATTTTTCCGAGGTAGAAACACTCCTCCTTTCGCATCTTGCTGTTTATTCTTTAGAAGCTTCTTCTTCGGTGGCCTCGGCCTCGGGAGCTGCTTCCTCTGCTGGGGCTTCCTCCGCTTTAGCTTCTGCAGTCTCCTCAACGGTTGCTTCCGTACCTTCAGCCGCTGCCGCTGCAGGTGCTTCACCTTCGGCTACTTCCTCAACTTCGGGCTCTGGTTGCTGGGCCGCAATACGTTTTTCATTGACCTCTTTTTCAGCCGCTAAAGCTTTGGCCCTGGCATCGGCATCGGCCTTGCTCAAGCCATCCCTTTTTGCCTGGATCTTGGCTTCTTTTTCTTCCAGCCAAGCCGTAAACCTTTTCTCGGCTTCGGCTTCATCAAAAGCGCCTTTTTTAACCCCTTCCAACAAGTGTTTTTTCATCAAAACCCCTTTGTAACTAAGAATGGCACGTGCAGTATCCGTAGGTTGTGCACCATTGTGCAACCATTTTACGGAACCATCAACATCCAAGTTAATGGTAGCAGGATTGGTATTGGGGTTATAGGTGCCCAACTTTTCCAAAAATTTACCATCTCTCTTTGAACGGGAGTCTGCGGCCACTATCCAATAAAATGGTTTTCCTTTTTTACCGTGGCGCTGTAATCGAATTCTAACTGGCATATCACATTAATTTGTAGGGTGCCCGACCCTGATTATTAATTCTTTTTAATTGCCTCCAGCCCGAAAGGTTGAACCGAAAGCGGGTGCAAAAATACGCTTAATCCTTTATGCGACAACATTTTTGCCCTAATTTTTTGGTCTTGACCCTTTAAGAACTTCATCCATAGCAAATAGGGACTTTTGGCCTTTTCCTGGAAATCGGCCCTGGGTTGCCACGCATACCGCATCCCTATTAAAAAAACAATACGAAATCTTAACGCTTTCCATCTTGGAGAGCATCAGAGATTATGACTATATTTCGTAGATGTTTCGTACAAAATCTTTCACTTTTTACCGACAATTGGACAAAATGGATTGTGGTCCTACGTGCTTACGAATGATTGCGAAGCATTATGGCCGATCCCATGCGGTTGACTTCCTAAGGAGAAGGTCCAATATCACACGTGAGGGGGTTTCCATTGGGGGTATTGCCGAGGCAGCTGAAAGTATTGGTTTTCACACCTTGGCCGTAAGTGTGGACTTTAACACTTTGGCGGACGAAGTTCCCCTACCCTGTATTGCGCACTGGCGACAACGACATTTTGTGGTCGTTTACAGAATTGCCCACGATAAGGTTTACGTTGCCGACCCGGCACATGGACTGGTGGATTATCCCAAAAAGGATTTCATTGACGGATGGATAGGTAAAGGTGCGGACGAAAGTTCCGAAGGGTATTTGTTGCTCTTGGAAACGACACCGAGGTTTTACGAATACGGAAACGAGGAGAAAAGGAAATATGGGTTCAAATTTCTTTCGGGGTATTTTAAGCCCTACTCCAAATACATCTTCCAGCTTTTCCTGGGTCTTTTTATCGGGAGTATCCTACAGCTCATATTCCCGTTTTTGACACAGTCAATTGTTGATTACGGGATAAACTATCGTAACATTAATTTTATTTACCTGATCCTGATTGCACAACTGACCTTGTTTGTCTCCCAGACCACTGTTGAGGTCATACGAAGTTGGATCCTGTTGCATGTCACCAGTCGCATCAACATCAACCTAATCTCGGATTTCCTCATAAAACTAATGCGGCTTCCCATTGCATTTTTTGATTCCAAGAACACCGGTGACATCATCCAACGGATCTATGATCATGACAGAATACAGGAGTTTTTCTCCAGCACCACATTGAACACTGTTTTTTCTGCCTTTAATGTGGTGGTATTTGGAGTAGTACTGGCCCATTACGATGGCACCATTTTCGCCATCTTTTTTGTAGGATCCTTGATTTATGTGGGTTGGACATTGCTCTTTTTGAAAAAACGGGCAGAATTGGACTATAAAAGATTTGACCAGGCCGCGGACAACCAAAGTAGCATTTATCAGCTGATTTCAGGGATGCAGGAAATTAAGTTGAATGGCTCCGAAAGACGTAGAAGATGGGAATGGGAGGCCATTCAGGTGAAACTGTTCAAGGTTTCCCTAAAGAGTCTGACCTTAACCCAAACCCAGAACGTAGGGGGACGTTTCTTTAACGAGCTCAAGAATATCTTGATCACTTTTGTTGCGGCCAAAGCGGTAATTGATGGAAATTTAACCTTGGGGATGATGCTATCGGTGCAGTATATCATTGGGCAACTCAACTTGCCGATCAATGACTTTATCACCTTTATCCAGACCGGGCAGGATGCCAAAATAAGCTTGGAACGACTTTCGGAAATACACGGTAAGGACGATGAAGAGGACGAAAGCATGGAGCCCATTAAAGAGCTGCCGGAAAACCGAACGATTCACCTAAGCAAATTGACCTTTCATTATGGAGGAGAAAGCTCGCCCAAAATATTGGATGATATCTCGTTTGCTATTCCCGAAGGAAAGATTACGGCCATCGTAGGGGCAAGTGGTAGTGGAAAAACCACCTTGATCAAACTATTGCTCAAATTCTATGAGCCCACCAGTGGCCATATCCATATAGGAAGAACACAACTAAAAAATCTGGGGACCACCTTCTGGCGAAAAAACTGTGGTTCGGTCATGCAGGATGGTTTTTTGTTTGGTGATACCATTGCCCGGAATATTACGGAATCGGACTCAGAGGGAATCATTGACCGAAAAAGGTTGTTGCATGCCGTGGATGTGGCCAATATCTCGGAATTCATTGAACAATTGCCCTCGGGCTTTAATACCAAGATTGGGGGTTCCGGAGTCAATATCAGCGGTGGACAAAAACAACGTATCCTAATTGCCAGGGCGGTATACAAAAATCCCAATTATATCTTTTTTGATGAAGCCACCAGTGCTTTGGATGCCAACAATGAAAGGACAATTATGGAAAAGCTGGAATCCTTTTATCAAGGGAAGACCGTTGTGGTCGTGGCCCATCGCTTGAGTACCGTAAAAAATGCCGATCAGATCATCGTTTTGGACAAAGGGAAAATAGCGGAACGGGGCAACCACCATGAGTTAACCTCAATAAAGGGACTGTATTATTCGCTGGTAAAAAATCAATTGGAACTCGGTCAATAACATGGAAGAAGGGAAATCACAACATACCAAACTCAATGTACCCGAGGAGCGATCGGACCAGGTAAAGGAAGTTTTGGGCAAAACCCCGAATTGGATGATCAGGTGGGGGACTTCCATGGTCTTTGTCATCGTAGTTTTATTATTGGTGGGATCGGCAGTAATACGTTACAATGATATTATCCCCGCCAACATTGTCATCACCAGTAAAAATCCTCCTGTTTATCTAAAGGCCCGCTCTTCTGGCCGATTGACCAAAGTTTTGGTCCAACCCAATGAAGCCGTTGAAGACGGACATATCCTGGCAGAAATTGAAAATACCGCCAAGTTTGAGGATGTCCTTTATCTAAAGGAACAATTGAACAACCATACGGCAACCTTCCTGGTCCTTGATACCTTAAAAAAAGTATTTCCCTCCACACTCGATCTAGGTGAAATTCAGCTGGCCTATGGGAACTTCCTTACGGCTTATCAGAACTTTGTTCTGTATAACACGTTAGCCCCCAATAGTAAAGAATCCGTGTTGATACAAAGGCAATTGCGGGAGCAACAGCAGTTTCTTAAAAACCAAAATAGGCAGTTGCAATTGTTCAAAGAAGATTTGGCACTGTCCAAAACCAATTTTGAACGCAACAGGGAATTGTATGACAGGGGTGTTATCTCCAAAGCGGAATATGAGGAAGCTTCCCGTGCCTATTTGGCGGACCAACAACAATATGAAGGTTTCCTGACCAATATTTCCAATACCCAGATAGCCATTGCCAATTTCAACAATTTGCTCACCAAGACCAACATCCAGGGAACCGAATTTGAAAACACCTACAACCAGGAACTGGAAAACGCGGAGCAAAATCTTTTGACGTCCCTAAATTCTTGGGAACAACAGTATATCATTAGCAGTCCCATAAACGGCACCGTCACCGTATTTGACATTTGGGACCAATACCAAAATATAGAACTGGGGGAAACGCTGTTTACCATAGTGCCAAAGGATATGGATGGCATTATTGGACGGGTCACCCTGCCCATACGCAATTCAGGGAAGGTGAAGGCCGGTCAAAAGGTCATTATAAAATTGGACAATTACCCCTTTGAGGAATGGGGAAGCCTTATGGGCGAAATCGAGAACATTTCCGAGGTTCCCAAACAAGGGGAAGAAACATTTTACACCCTCTATATTGGCGTAAGGGAGTTAACCACCTCTTTTGGTAAGACCATAACCTTTAAACAGGAAATGCAGGGAACCGCAGAAATTGTAGTGGAGGAATTGACCGTACTGCAACGCATCTTTTATGAATTGCGAAAGGTTTTTGATCGGGCGTAAGGATAATCTTATGCGAAGCGTTCCAAAAAAAGGCCCTGTTGGGGGGGGGTTATGCATGAAAAGAATCCGATTTAACGGTCACAAAAACAGCGAGGTCCATAGCAATGGCCACCTTTGTTATCGCAATCAATCCATTGGACATTTTGAACAAATCAGGGCAATCCCCTTTTCCAATAACTTTTGAATTGTACCAACGGGAAAATCGTATGATTTTCAACCCCCTGTCACACCTCCTCCAGGGGTGGTTAATAACTCCTCAAAACTCGATTTCATGGACAACCAGGGTTTAGGTATTTTTATTCCTTCCAATTTACTTCTATGTACCTCATCTTTGATACCGAAACCACAGGACTGCCCAAACGTTATGATGCGCCCATAACCGATACGGACAACTGGCCACGCTGTGTTCAGATTTCCTGGCAATTGCACGATGCCATGGGAAATCTGGTGGATCATCAAGATTACCTGGTACAACCGGACGGGTTCAATATTCCTTATGAATCCGAACAAATCCACGGAATTTCAACGGCGCTGGCCGAACAGGAAGGGGTACCCTTGCAGACGGTCTTGGAAAAGTTCAATGAAGTCCTTTCCAAGGCAAAATTTGTGGTAGGTCAAAATGTGGATTTTGACATTAATGTCATGGGATGTGAGTTTTATCGGTCGGATGTTGAAAATCCATTGCAGGAATTACCGGTCCTGGATACCTGTACCGAGCATACAGCTGAACTCTGTAAAATTCCCGGCGGCCGTGGAGGGAAATTCAAATTACCCACCTTAACGGAGCTTCACGAATTTCTTTTTGGGGAACCTTTTGCCGAAGCGCACAATGCTACTGCTGACGTGGAAGCGACCACACGATGTTTCTTTGAATTGGTTCGCAAACAGCAGTTTACCCAAGAACAGTTGGATGTACAACCCGATTATTTTGAGCGGTTTTTAAAGGCGAATCCAACGCCCATAGAGCTTATCGGATTAAAGCACATCAACTTAAGGGAAGCGTCCAAAAAAATAGCCGATGCCCTTTGGGAAAAAGATACGGGGGGCGCTTCACAAATTGATCTCCAACAAAACATCAAGGACCTGGCGGAGGTCGACTTTGCGCACCTTCACAACCATTCCCAATTTTCGGTGTTACAGTCCACCATGGGTACCAGGGATTTGGTAAAATTGGCCGCAGAACACCAAATGCCAGCCGTGGCGCTTACCGATCACGGAAATATGATGGGCGCCTTTCATTTTGTCAAAGAGGTCAAAGCACACAACAAATCCATAAAACAACAAAACGAAGAAGCCATTGCCAATGGTGAAGAACCAACGGGCACCGAAATAAAACCCATCATCGGTTGTGAGTTTTTTGTTTGTGAAGACCATAGCAATAAATCGGTCAAGGACAACGGCTACCAAATTGTGCTGTTGGCCAAAAACAAAAACGGCTATCGGAACCTGGCCAAAATGGCCTCTTTGGCCTATACCGATGGATTTTACTATGTACCAAGGATTGACAAAGGCATCATTAGTGCGTTTAAGGAAGATATCATTGCCCTTTCCGGCAATTTGTATGGAGAGGTACCTTCCAAAATCTTAAATATTGGCGAAAAACAAGCAGAGGAAGCCCTACTTTGGTGGAAAGGTGAGTTTGGGGAAGATTTCTATCTGGAAACCATGCGCCACGGACAGGAAGATGAGGACAGGGTGAATCAAGTGCTGATCCGCTTTTCCCGCAAGCACGAAGTGAAGTTGGTGGCTACCAACAATACCTATTATGGCAACAAAGAGGATGCGGAGGCCCATGACATCCTGCTGTGCGTTAAGGATGGGGAATTGGTAAATACCCCGATTGGACGGGGTCGTGGCTATCGCTATGGGCTGCCCAATCAGGAATACTATTTCAAGTCTTCCCAGGAAATGAAGGAATTGTTCAAGGACCTTCCCGAAGCGATTACCAACATTCAGCACATTATCGATAAGGTGGAAGGCTACGATCTGGCCCGCGATGTCCTGTTGCCCAAATTTGAAATCCCTGTGGAATTTCAGGTGGCCGAAGATGTGGAAGATGGTGGCAAACGCGGTGAAAATGCCTATCTCCGTCACATCACCTATGAAGGGGCCAAAGAACGGTATGGAACGATCACTCTAGAAATTGAGGAACGTATTGATTTTGAATTGGCCACTATTGAAAATTCCGGTTATCCCGGCTACTTTTTAATTGTGGAGGATTTTATCCGAGAGGCCAGGAATATGGGGGTCTCCGTGGGTCCAGGACGTGGTTCCGCCGCAGGCTCCGTGGTGGCCTATTGTTTAAAGATCACCAATATAGACCCTATTGTATACGACCTGCTTTTTGAGCGGTTCCTAAATCCGGATAGGGTTTCTATGCCCGATATTGATATAGATTTTGATGATGAGGGCCGCGGAAAGGTCATGGACTATGTCATCAATAAATACGGTTCCAATCAGGTGGCACAAATCATTACCTACGGGACCATGGCGGCCAAATCATCCATTAGGGATACGGCACGGGTACTGGATTTGCCTTTGGGTGATGCAGATCGTATCGCCAAATTGATACCCACCATGGGAAAACTGGGCAAAATCTTTGGTAAGGATGAAGCTGAATTGAAGAAAAAGTTCCGTTCCGATGATATGCTCAAGATCAACCAACTGCTCAACATCGCCGAAACGGATGATCTGGAAGGTCGAACCGTGAATATGGCCCGCGTATTGGAAGGCTCGGTACGCAATACGGGTATCCACGCCTGTGGGGTAATCATTACCCCGGATGACATTACCAATTTTGTGCCCGTGGCCACAGCAAAGGACTCTGAACTTTATGTGACCCAATTTGACAACTCCGTTGTGGAGGATGCCGGCTTGTTAAAAATGGATTTCCTCGGCTTAAAGACCCTGACACTTATCAAGGATACGGTAAAAATTGTGAAGGCACGAACGGGAGTGGAACTGGTTCCCGATGAGTTTCCGTTGGATGATGAAAAAACCTATGCGCTTTTCCAGCGAGGGGAAACCGTGGGCATATTCCAGTATGAATCCCCTGGAATGCAAAAACACATGAAAAGCTTAAAACCTACGGTTTTTGATGACCTTATTGCCATGAATGCCCTGTACCGACCGGGACCCATGGAATATATTCCCAGTTTTATTGCCCGAAAACATGGGGACGAGGAAATCAGCTATGACCTCCCCGAAATGGAGGAGTTTTTAAAGGATACCTATGGGATTACGGTTTATCAGGAACAGGTCATGCGGCTGTCGCAAAAGCTGGCGGGCTTCTCCAAAGGCGATGCCGATGTTTTACGAAAGGCCATGGGGAAAAAGATTTTTGCACTCCTACAGAAGTTAAGGCCCCAATTCTTGGATGGTGGGGAGAAAAATGGACATCCCCGGGAGATTCTTGAAAAAATCTGGAAAGACTGGGAGGCCTTTGCTTCCTATGCCTTCAATAAAAGCCACTCTACCTGTTATGCCTATATCGCCTACCAAACCGCCTATCTAAAGGCGCACTACCCTTCCGAATATATGGCGGCGGTACTTTCCAACAATATGAACGACATTAAACAGGTGACCTTTTTTATGGAAGAGTGCAAACGGATGGACTTGGATGTATTGGGACCGGATGTCAATGAATCCTACTACAAATTTGCGGTCAATAAAGACAATGCCGTTCGGTTTGGGATGGGGGCCATTAAAGGTGTTGGGCGTTCCGCGGTGGAGGCCATTGTAGCCGAACGAAAGGAAAATGGGGCGTTCCGTTCCGTTTTTGATATGGCCAAACGAATTGATTTACGCTCAGCAAATAAAAAAGCCTTTGAAAATTTGGCCCTTGCCGGAGGGTTCGATTCCTTTTTAGGGACACATAGGGCACAGTATTTCCATCAAGAAGGGGATGGCATCAGTTTTTTGGAGAAGGTCATCAAGTATGGGGCGAAATTTCAGGAAAACAAGAATTCCTCCCAGGTAAGCCTTTTTGGGGAAGCCAGTGAAGTTCAAATTCCCGAACCCATTGTACCACCGTGCGAGGATTGGGGTACCATGGAAAAACTACGACGTGAAAAAGAGGTGGTCGGAATTTACATCTCCGGTCATCCCCTGGATGATTTCAAAAAGGAAATTACGGCCTTTTGCAACACCAGTATTTCCATCTTCAAAGAAGAATTGGAAGGCCATGTCAATAGGGAATTGACCTTTGCCGGGGTAATTACCGATGTGCAACACCGGGTTTCCAAAAATGGAAAGGGCTGGGGACTCTTTACCGTTGAGGACTATACGGATACCCATGAGTTTCGGATTTTTGGGGAGGAATACCTCAAATTCCGTCATTTTTTAATGATCAACTCCTTTATCCATATCAAGGTATTTGTACGGGAAGGATGGGTGAACCGTGAAACCGGAAAAAAGGGGGAACCGCGTTTACAGTTTAATGAGTTCAGGCAACTTCAGGATGTCATGGAAACCTATGCCAAAAAACTGACCATCAAACTCAATGTATCCACACTTCAGGAAAAACGGATCAGGGAACTCAAAAAAACGCTTACCTCCCATAAGGGCAATCATCCTATTGGTTTCATTATTTATGAGATGGAGGAAGAGATAAAGTTGAACCTGTCCAGCCGAAAGCAAAAAGTGAATATATCGAGTGAATTGTTGAGCACACTTGAAGCCCAGGAAGTGCTGTATAAGTTGAATTAAACCCTTTAATGGATGCGCGTAGGAATAAATCAATTGCCTGTAAAAGTGTGAACACATTCCACTGACATATATCCCTAATAATCAAAGGCCAAACTATAGAATGAGGAAATAGTTGTATAGACAAAAGAAATGTAGGGCGTGTAAGGAAAGCGAAAGATATTTGTCTAACTTTGCGAACAATAAATTTTGAACAAATGGCACTAGAAATAACAGATGCAACTTTTGATGAAGTAGTTTTAAAAAGCGATAAGCCTGTAATGGTGGATTTTTGGGCAGCATGGTGCGGTCCTTGTCGCATGGTAGGCCCAATCATTGAAGAAGTAAGTCAGGAATATGATGGTAAGGCCGTTGTAGGTAAAGTGGATGTAGATGCCAACCAGCAGTTCGCCGCCAAATATGGTGTACGGAACATCCCCACCGTATTGGTATTTAAAGGTGGTGAGATTGTAAGCCGTCAAGTTGGGGTATCTCCCAAAAAAGCGTACACGGATGCCATTGATGGGGCATTGAATTAAGTTATAACAATAAGATTTAGGAAAGGTCTGGTGATTGCCAGGCCTTTTTTTTATCTTAGATACCCATGGATGTAAAGTCGGAACTTCAAAATGCACAACTGTTCCAGAACCTGGAACTCCTTGCCGGTCAGGTAGTGGAAGGCTTTATAAGCGGTATCCATAAAAGTCCGTTCCATGGCTTTTCCGCGGAATTTGCGGAACATAAAATCTACAATACAGGGGAAAGTACCAAACATATTGATTGGAAGCTTTTTGCCCGTACCGATAAACTCTACACCAAACGCTACGAAGAGGAAACCAATCTCCGTTGCCATATGATCCTCGACAATTCCGCTTCCATGTACTATCCGGAAGTAAGGAATCTTAAGCTGGGCAATTTGAACAAAATTGGTTTTGGGGTATTGGCCATTGCGGCCCTCATGAACCTATTGAAAAAACAAAGGGATGCCGTGGGCTTGAGCGTTTATGCCGATACCTATAGCTTTTATGCCCCGGAAAAAAGTAGTGAGCGCCATTTTCAGATGTTGTTGTCCCAGCTCAATCGATTGGTTCGGGAAAAAACGGACGAAAAACGGACCAGGACTTACCAATTTCTACATCATATTGCCGAAAAGATACATCGCAGGAGCTTGATTTTCGTTTTCTCGGATATGTTTCAGACCGAAGTTGAGGAAGAAAAACTTTTTGAAGCCTTACGCCATTTAAAGTATAACAAGCATGAAATTGTGCTCTTCCATTTGTTGGATAAGGGACTGGAACAACAGTTTGATTTTGACAATTCCCCCAGACGTTTTATTGATGTGGAAACCGGACAGCATATTGATCTGCATGCCGAAAACATTCGGGAGGGTTACAGAAAAGGAATAGAGGACTATGTACAGGCCCTAAAACTAAAGTGCATGCAGTATAAAATCCGCTATGTTGGGGTAGATATCCGTTCCAATTTCTCCACGGTTTTGAATACTTTTTTGGTGGAACGGCAAAAATTTGTGTGAAGGGAAAAAAGTTTTGTCCAAACCGAAAGATGTAGGTATATTTGCCCTCGCTTAACTCAAAGCACGGTAACAAGATTTGAATCCCGCTGTTGCAGGAGTCTTCTTAAAGATAAAATCCTTGGTCTGGTAGTTCAGTTGGTTAGAATACCTGCCTGTCACGCAGGGGGTCGCGGGTTCGAGTCCCGTCCAGACCGCAACGAAGTAAAACCCTTCACGTAAGTGAGGGGTTTTTTAGTTTCGAAATACAAAAGCTGGCTTTTGGAAGTTGAGAAACTAAAAAATACATACCAACGAAGTTGGTAAAGGGGTTTGGATTGTTGCAGGGCCACCCCTTGGGCCGACACCGAGCCCGAGGCGAGGTGGCAATCCCGTACAGACCGCCAACAAAAAATTTAGCTTTGTGCAAAGTTTTGGTAGTAGACCTTGTTATTGGACATTCTTGACCCGCGGATAATTTATCCACCTTACCCCAAGTAAGCTATTTTTCCAAAATCCCAGAAAAACCCTGTTACATCCCAATTTTAAAGGGGTTGGGCACTGATTTTTGGATGTTTTTC
The sequence above is a segment of the Muricauda sp. SCSIO 64092 genome. Coding sequences within it:
- a CDS encoding sulfatase, which translates into the protein MAKSYFFVLAILLFSCKQKQNPTTSTKEKRPPNVVIIFTDDQGYADVGVFGAKGFSTPNLDQMAAKGVKFTHYYAAQAVCSASRAALLTGCYPNRIGIHNALGPDDTHGINDSETTLAEMLKAKGYRTAIYGKWHLGHHKKFLPTRHGFDEWFGIPYSNDMWPYHPQQGPIFNFPNLPLYENETVIDTLTEQSQLTTQITERSVDFINRNKDNPFFLYVPHPQPHVPLFVSEKLKGKSEKGLYGDVIMELDWSVGQILGALKDNGVEENTLVIFTSDNGPWLSYGNHAGSASPLREGKGTAWEGGQREPFIIQYPDSLPAGKVIDKPLMAIDILPTIAELTGANLPTRIIDGKSAWKLWKGESDRSPQKAYFFYYRVNELFGVRYGKWKLYFPHRYRTMEGQEPGKDGQPGNYTYVHLEEIELYNLDKDPSESKNIAEAHPDIVQQIKLLANTMRSRLGDSLLELEGKETREPGRINEAL
- the rimM gene encoding ribosome maturation factor RimM (Essential for efficient processing of 16S rRNA), which gives rise to MRKEECFYLGKIVSKYSFKGEVLLKLDTDEPEIYEEMESVFVELGKNLVPFFIVKSQLHKSSLLRIRFEDVQDESSAEKLLGKGVFLPLSQLPKLSGNQFYYHEVIGFQLMDKVHGDIGSIESVNDASAQVLFEVKKEGKMLLVPVSDDIIKKVDRKNAIIYVETPEGLVDLYLN
- a CDS encoding 30S ribosomal protein S16, whose protein sequence is MPVRIRLQRHGKKGKPFYWIVAADSRSKRDGKFLEKLGTYNPNTNPATINLDVDGSVKWLHNGAQPTDTARAILSYKGVLMKKHLLEGVKKGAFDEAEAEKRFTAWLEEKEAKIQAKRDGLSKADADARAKALAAEKEVNEKRIAAQQPEPEVEEVAEGEAPAAAAAEGTEATVEETAEAKAEEAPAEEAAPEAEATEEEASKE
- a CDS encoding peptidase domain-containing ABC transporter; amino-acid sequence: MFRTKSFTFYRQLDKMDCGPTCLRMIAKHYGRSHAVDFLRRRSNITREGVSIGGIAEAAESIGFHTLAVSVDFNTLADEVPLPCIAHWRQRHFVVVYRIAHDKVYVADPAHGLVDYPKKDFIDGWIGKGADESSEGYLLLLETTPRFYEYGNEEKRKYGFKFLSGYFKPYSKYIFQLFLGLFIGSILQLIFPFLTQSIVDYGINYRNINFIYLILIAQLTLFVSQTTVEVIRSWILLHVTSRININLISDFLIKLMRLPIAFFDSKNTGDIIQRIYDHDRIQEFFSSTTLNTVFSAFNVVVFGVVLAHYDGTIFAIFFVGSLIYVGWTLLFLKKRAELDYKRFDQAADNQSSIYQLISGMQEIKLNGSERRRRWEWEAIQVKLFKVSLKSLTLTQTQNVGGRFFNELKNILITFVAAKAVIDGNLTLGMMLSVQYIIGQLNLPINDFITFIQTGQDAKISLERLSEIHGKDDEEDESMEPIKELPENRTIHLSKLTFHYGGESSPKILDDISFAIPEGKITAIVGASGSGKTTLIKLLLKFYEPTSGHIHIGRTQLKNLGTTFWRKNCGSVMQDGFLFGDTIARNITESDSEGIIDRKRLLHAVDVANISEFIEQLPSGFNTKIGGSGVNISGGQKQRILIARAVYKNPNYIFFDEATSALDANNERTIMEKLESFYQGKTVVVVAHRLSTVKNADQIIVLDKGKIAERGNHHELTSIKGLYYSLVKNQLELGQ
- a CDS encoding HlyD family secretion protein; its protein translation is MEEGKSQHTKLNVPEERSDQVKEVLGKTPNWMIRWGTSMVFVIVVLLLVGSAVIRYNDIIPANIVITSKNPPVYLKARSSGRLTKVLVQPNEAVEDGHILAEIENTAKFEDVLYLKEQLNNHTATFLVLDTLKKVFPSTLDLGEIQLAYGNFLTAYQNFVLYNTLAPNSKESVLIQRQLREQQQFLKNQNRQLQLFKEDLALSKTNFERNRELYDRGVISKAEYEEASRAYLADQQQYEGFLTNISNTQIAIANFNNLLTKTNIQGTEFENTYNQELENAEQNLLTSLNSWEQQYIISSPINGTVTVFDIWDQYQNIELGETLFTIVPKDMDGIIGRVTLPIRNSGKVKAGQKVIIKLDNYPFEEWGSLMGEIENISEVPKQGEETFYTLYIGVRELTTSFGKTITFKQEMQGTAEIVVEELTVLQRIFYELRKVFDRA